ACATCTTTGGCAATCCGGTTTTGTTCTTTCTCTTGGTTTTCAATGATTTTACTAGAAATAATTTTTTGTTGGTTCATTTTCTCCTCAAAACTAACCTTCGTTAATCTTTCAATTTCCAACTGCCCTCCTTTTCTTTTGGTATGATCTGAAGCAACAATAAGAAGCTCTGACTTATTACCCGTGGGATTAAAAGGCACGATAGACATTTCTAACCAAATATCTTCCTCGTTTTGTGTCGTTGCTTTGACCTCACCCTGCCATCCTGTTTTTTTGTGTTTAGAAATTACATCTCCAATGACCAATTGCTCACTTTGTCGACGACTTATAACTTCATAAAAATTAGCCTGAGGATTAAACTTATTGACTCCCAAAAGCTTTGAGAATTTGCTTCCCATTTGTATAATCGTTCCGTTTGAAGATAAACGCGCAAACAAAAGAGTTTCGTTCATAGCTTGTGTTAGCGCTCGTAGCTCTTTTATAGATTTCTCCTTGGCTACACTTAAAACATCAGCATCATAAGCCATTTTCTTAGCATTCTTTTCGGCTTGCAACAGTTTAAATAAACTCTTTTTTACTGTCTTAGCCGTCGGCCAAAAAATGAAAAGAAATTCCGCTAACAAAATAACCAATGTCAATATCATTAAAAGTAACTCTAACTTTTTTAGCCATCTGACTTTCTGATCAGCTTCTAAATCATATTGATTTACAATTTCGTCCATTATAGTAAGATACGTCGCTTCTTCACTTTTTATTACAGCAATAGCTTCCGTAAAATTTTGCCTAGTCAATTCAGGTACCGTTTCAATATTTTGGATGATGTGATGGGAAGCAGTGGTAATCGTATTAAAAACAGGATCTAACCGATTAAACATAGTAATAACATTAGCACTATTGGTTTTTGGTAAACCAATACTATCATTTCCGTTTTTAAGTGCTTCATGAGATGCACTCCAAAGTAATATGGTTGCTTTTAGCTTGTTTTTGAGTGCAATTCTATCTTCTAAATGGGCTGCATCTGAAATTAACAAGACCTCTTTTGTTAATTTCTGGCTCAACATACGCTGTCTACCCGCTATATTTATAACTGTAGAATCGGTTTGTTGGTCCTGAAGGTATTTTCGAACAAACAACTGACTCACAATTACAGTAACAGCAATAGCACTTAACGCTATTATATATAAACGACTTAATTTTTTAAACGTTTGTTGATCTAAAGAAAAGTCTTTATCAGCCATTATATTTAAACTCTTTTATTTGATTGCTTGTTGAATTAAAGCCAAACTTTTTTCAGAATATTTCAGTTTTAAAGCAAATTCATGTCCTGCCTCCGACATTTTTTTCCATGTTTTCTGAACAATACTTATAATCTTTTCTTCTTCATGTTTATTTGAAAAGTCCTCAAAATAATGTTCTAGAAAAACCAAACAGATTACATCTTGAATAACCTGGCTTTCATCGTCCTTTTTAATCATTTTTTTGTTAATCAAAAAAGAGACTCTTTCTATAAACTCCTTACTATAACCAACCGTTTCTAATAACTCCGCAGTAAGATCTGCATGCATTTTTTTTAAAGTCTCTCTCCATGTCAAATACCCCACTCTATCCATAGAAAATTGGTTTCTAGCAATTTTCCATCTACAAATATGTTGCGCTCTAGCTGCTATTTGAAGGGCTTCCGAAGCTTCCCCTTTAAATTGTAATAATTTTTGAGACATGCGTTGAGAATATAATAATTCTTTAGAAAATGTTATTCCGTGACGACTATAAGTATTACTATCCTCAGCATTTTTCTGATCAATTAATGCTATTGCAATTTCAAAATTTGTTGGCTTCATGTTATTCTATTTTTATCCTAATCTTCAAAGCCAATATAAACATTTTCATTTTCAATCTTAATTGGATATACTGCTATTTTCAAATCTTCTCCTGCTAAATTTGAGCCATTTTCTAAGGAGAAGTTTTTTTTATGCAAAGGACAAGCAACTTTAGGTACACCTTCCTTATCACCGATCATTCCTAAAGACAATACCATTTCCATTTTATGAGGACATAAATTCTGACTAGCATACCATTTACCGGTTCTTGTAAAATTAAACACTGCTATTTGCTTGGTTTTATATTTAATACAAGCACCACTATTTTCTGGGAAATCTGAAGTTTGACCAACTTTAAACCATGTCTTCACCTCTGTATTTGACACCGATTCATATCGATTTAATATATGTTCCATTATTCTAATTTTATATTAATTTTACCAAGCTTTAGGCATTTTTTGATCGCGCATGGTTACAAACTCGATAGTATCATCTGTATCATCCGAATTCACAAAATGCTTAAAACGTTTCATTATTTCTTCACTTTCTACTGCTTGTTTCCACTCGCATTCGTATTTATTTACTAGTCCCTGCATTTCGGTTTCTAAGTCATTAACAATACCCAAAGCATCTTCAATAATCACTTGCTTTAAATACGCTATCCCGCCATCCAACTTATCCAACCAAGGGGCGGTTCTTACTAAAGGACCAGCCGTTCTTATATAATACATTAAAAAACGATCTAAGTATTTTATAGCAGTAGCATCATCTAATTGTTCTGCAAATAACACAGCATGTTTCGGGGTTGCGCCACCATTTCCACAGATGTATAAATTCCATCCTCCATCTACTGCAATCAGTCCAAAATCCTTACCTCTAGCTTCGGCACACTCTCTAATACACCCAGAAACACCACCTTTAAACTTGTGAGGCGAGCGTAAACCTCTGTATCTTTTTTCTATTTCAATCGCAAACGTTACACTTTCATGCATCCCATATCTGCACCATGTAGACCCCACACAACTTTTTACGGTTCTTAATGACTTTCCATATGCATGCCCACTTTCAAAGCCCGCAGCTATTAATTCTTTCCAAATTAATGGTAATTCATGTACTTGTGCTCCAAACAAATCTATTCTTTGTCCACCAGTAATTTTAGTATATAAATCGTATTTTTTTGCCACCTGCCCAATCACAATTAATTGGGTTGGTGTAATTTCTCCGCCAGGTACTCTTGGCACCACAGAATACGTTCCGTTTCTCTGAATATTTGCCAAAAAACGATCGTTAGTATCTTGAATTCCCGGTTGACGATTAGCAGTCTCCATTGTGACTGTTGCAAAAATGGAAGCCACTAATGGCTTACAAACTTCGCACCCATGCCCATTACCAAACTTATCTAAGGTCTCATTATAATCTGCAACACGACCAACTTTAATCAAATCGTATAACTCTTGTCTGTTATAATTAAAATGTTCGCAAATAGTATCTTTCACCTCTTTACCAAGCGATTTTAAAGTTTCGTTTACCAAATCGACCACCATAGGTTTACAACCACCACAGCCCGTTGTTGCTTTAGTTTTAGCAATAACATCGGATAGACTTTCACAGTCACCATCTGTAATCGCACCACAAATAGCGCCTTTAGATAAACTCTCGCATGAACATACTTGAGCGGTATCTGGCAAATCTAAAACACTTCCAAAAGCTGCTCCACCTTCACTTAACGGTAAAATTAATTGTGCAGGATCCTCAGGAATTGCCATTTCATTTAAAAAAACTTGATGCAACATATTATAATCTGTAGCATCACCAATTAAAATACCCCCTAATAGTTTTTTACCATCAAGGCTGACATTAATTCTTTTATATAAATGTTGTGTTTTATTTTCAAAAATAACTGAATGCCCTTTGGATGCTGGCATAAAAGGCTCTCCAAAACTTGCGACATCCACACCAATTAACTTCAATTTGGTAGACATATCAATTGTTTCTGCCATAAGACTATCGTTGCCCAAAATCTGATTTACTGCAATACCCGCCATATCGTACCCCGGAGCAACTAGACCATAAATCATTTGATTGTATAACGCGACTTCTCCAATAGCAAAAATGTTTTCGTCAGACGTTTTCATTCTATTATCTACCACAATTCCACCACGAATACCCATGTCTAATCCACAAGTTTTCCCTAGCTCATCTCTTGGGCGGATACCAGCCGAAATGACTAACATTTCAACCTCTAAAACATCATCCTCTCCAAACTCCATACCTGTGATAGCATCGTCTCCTAAAATCTGATTGGTTGCTTTACTAAGATGAATATTTAAACCTATAGACTCTAATTTTAACTGTAACACTTGACTACTTCTAGAATCCAATTGTCTTGGCATTAACTTTGAAGCAAACTCGACAATATGCGGCTCTAATCCCATATCCATGACTGCTTTCCCCGCTTCTAAACCTAACAAACCACCTCCTAAAACTGCTGCTTTTGCTTGTGGATTTTTGGCTTTAATTTTTGAAGCATAGGCTAACATCCCTTCTAAATCTTCTATTGTACGATATACAAAAACACCAGCTTTTTCTACGCCTTTTATTGGAGGTACAAAAGCTGAAGACCCCGTTGCTAAAACTAAGTAATCATAAGCTAACACGTTATCTTTTGCAGTTGTGATTGTTTTATTAGTTCTATCAATATCAGAGACACGTTCGTCTACAATTAAGTCTATTCCATTGTCTTTATACCATGATGTAGGTGCCATCTCTAAAGCTTTTGCATCTTGATTTTCAAAAAACTCGCTTAAATGCACTCTATCGTAAGCAGGTCTAGGCTCTTCACCAAAAACAGTAATCTCAAAATTTTCACTCTGTTCTTGGCTCACAAATTTTTCGCAAAACTTATAACCAACCATTCCATTACCTACTATTATAATTTTTCTCATAACTACGTATTTAATAAAGTCTTTACAAACTAGAGTACAAGACACGTTGTACTTCTTCTTCAAAAAAGGATGGGTGTTCAGAAACCACATCTCCTATAACAATTATTCCTGGCTCAGAAACATCCATATTTTTAATAACACCCGAAATATCTCCAATACAACCAACAGCAAACGCTTCGTTTTTCATGGTTCCATTTTGGATTATGGCAAAAGGAGTTAAAGCACTTCTATAACGACTAACCTCAGTAATAATCTCTTTAAACTTTCTTATCCCCATTAAAATGACCATTGTGGTTTCCGATTGTGCTGCAAATTTTAGGTCTTCAGAAAAGGAACCTTCCTTTTTAGTTGCCGTCATCACCCAAAAACTACTACTTACACCACGCTGAGTCATTGGTATACCTTGACTACCAGGCACGGCAATCACACTTGAAATACCAGGAACTACCGCTACAACAATCCCAAAAGACTCTACATAATCAATCTCTTCATTAGCTCTACCAAACACTAATGGATCCCCACCTTTTAAGCGTACTACATGACCGTATTTAAATGCATTTTCAACAATTAGCACATTGATTTCTTCTTGAGTAAAAGAATGTAAACCACAACGTTTACCGACATATATTTTTATAATAACATCATCTATTTCAGACAACAACTCGTCACTAACTAAAGCATCATAAAGAATAACGTCTGCGCTTTGGATTGCTTTTAACCCTCTTAAGGTTATTAAATCTTTAGCACCCGGCCCTGCGCCAACCAAGGTTACTTTTGCTGTTTTTGATGTCTTCATATTACCATCTAATTACTCGTTGTCTTCCAAAAGTAAGTAATTACCAAACAATACTTACTTAAAACTAAGTAATAATACTTATTTTTATTAGATTACAAGAAATAATGAGTTAATAATACAAATCGTTAATAGAATGGCTGAAAATGAATTATATCCTATATTTTTAAAAGCATCTAGCTTAAATATATTGATTATTGGCGGTGGGACTGTTGCTTTAGAAAAGTTATCTTTTCTATTAAAGTCTAGCCCAAATGCACAAATCCAAATGGTTTCCCCCTTATTTAGAACAGACACCAGAGCGCTAGCTGAAAAATTTGGAATAGAAATGATATTAGAATCGTACAACCAAGATCATCTAAAAGATAAACATATCGTTATAACAACAACGGATGATATCGCTGTTAATGAGCGGGTGTACCACGATTGTAGAATCCGTAAAACTTTAGTTAATGTTGCTGACAATCCTCCATACTGTGATTTCTATATGGGTGGAATAGTCACTAAAGGGAATGTAAAAATAGCCATATCGACCAACGGAAAATCTCCAACAACTGCAAAACGTTTGCGACAATTTTTTGAAGACGTCATACCTGATAATATCGATGATCTTGTAAAAAACCTAAATGAATATAGAAAAACTATTAAAGGAGACTTTGAAGAAAAAGTAGAAATCCTAAATAACTTTACGAAAGGATTAGTAAATAGAAAGTAGTATTGTTTAGGGTTGGTTATTTGCCAATACATTTTACTTTCCAATACAAGAAGTAACAAGTAAGGTATTTAAAGGCCTTACAGAAAACGCGATATAAATAAGGTGTAATCGTTTAGTTGCTTTCAGTAGTGTTTTGTTTGTTGATAAGTTTTCTTAAGCAATAAGATAGCTTATTCTCTAAATAGTTTTTTTAACCTTGTTTGATACGCCTGTTTAAATTTGTATGCAAAAGAGCCGTATAATACACTTTTATGTTTTTTTTTATAATAAACACATCTCTAAAAGTATATTTAGTGCAATTTAAGGAACTATTTATAATAATTAAAGGTCTGAAACTTACTTAAATCTTTATACTATGCCTGCATTATCTTCATTTACTGCACTATGTAACAATAACAGAAATTTACAGAGGAAAAACACTGCATTATCATTGCATTTTGATTGCACTTTTCTTTTTATAGCACGAAAACACAATTGATTTTATATGTATTAACATACAAAAAATCAAATTCATAAGATATTATACGCTTTAACATATAATTTAGTATATTTGTCTAAAATTATATCTAATAACATATAATGAAAGAATTAGCAGAATTTGTAAAAGAACGCAGAAAAGAGGTCAATTTAACACAAGAAGAGTTTGCGGATAGATCTGGTGTTGCACTTACAGTAATACGAAAAATAGAACAAGACAAAACGAATTTAAATTTAGAAAAAGTAAACCAAGTTTTAAAAATGTTTGGTCATAAACTTGTTCCGGTAAGCTTAAAAGAATTAGAAGATAATGAGACAAGCTAAAATATATTACGACAACCTATTTTGTGGTCTTTTAACTGAAACAAATGATGGCGATTTCACTTTTAAATATGATGCTGAATATGTCAAAAAACATTCAGAACAGTTTATAACCTTCACTATGCCAGTTAGAAAAGAAGTCTTTAAAGACCAACGTTTATTTGCTTTTTTTGAAGGTTTAATTCCAGAAGGATGGTTATTAGACATCGCTTCTAAAAACTGGAAAATTAACAGAAATGATCGCATGGGATTACTTCTCGCCTGCTGTCGGAATTGTATAGGAGCTGTAAGTGTTGAATCTGTAAAAGAAAATTATGAATAAGTGTTTATACTGCTATAAAGAAGCCGATTCTGGCAACGATTTTCATGCTGCATGCAGCATCTCTTTTTTTGGTACAGAAACACCTCCAAAATTGGAATATTCATTAAAGGATATGACTATTCTAGCAAAACAGGTTATTGAGAGAAGTGTATCTGTTCCTGGTGTACAACCTAAATTATCAATGTCTTTATTAAATGATAACAAAACAGATAGTCGATTAACAGTCGTTGGAGCTTTAGGAGGAAATTATATTTTTAAACCACCATCTAAAGATTATGCCGAAATGCCAGCAAACGAGCATGTAACTATGAAAATGGCCGAATTATTTAGTATTGATGTGGTACCGCATTCCCTTATTAAGTTAGCCTCTGGAGAGTTGTCTTATATTACTAAACGGATTGATAGAGCCGAAAACGGATCTAAAATACACATGATAGATATGTTTCAAGTACTGGAAGCATTCGACAAATACCGAGGCTCTATGGAACGTATAGGAAAAGCTATAGAGGCTTATGCTGATAATACATTACTTGATAAGCTTCGTTTTTTTGAACTCACTATTTTTAGCTTTCTCACAGCTAATAACGATATGCATTTAAAAAACTTTTCGATAATTAAAACGTCTTATGGTTGGGCATTATCTCCTGCTTACGACCTACTAAATACAGCCATTGTTAATCCTGAAGACACAGAGGAATTAGCATTAACTATTGCAGGAAAAAAGAAAAAAATAACGCTTCAAAACTTTATTGATTTTGGATTAGGCTTAGGATTATCAAAAAAACAAATTCAAAGCGTATTTAAACGTTTTCTAGCACTTCAAAAGAATGCAGAGCATTTAATTAACATCTCTTTTCTCAGTAAAGAAATGCAAAACAATTATGTACTCTTATTGAAGGACAGGTTCAACACATTCTGTTAAGAACGATTTACAATATTGAACTATAAACCGGCTATTCTTTTAGATGCATTACTTTTTTAACTCTGCTTTTATTTTAACAAAAGCTTCTCTTTTAACCAGACAACTCAAACAAACACCGCACTCCATATCATTAGATGGTTGATAACAACTAATTGTTCTATTTAAATCGACATCTAACTTTTTGGCTAATTGAACAACCTCCTTCTTTGTTAAGTTAATTAGTGGCGCGTGTACTTCAGTTTTTGAGTGTTCTGAAATCGTATTTAATTGAGATAAAAACGCACTAGTACAATCCCAAAAATTAACACAATCGTCCTTATTAAAAGCAACGTAAATATCATTAATTTTGTGAGATTCCGCAAGGCTCACCGCCATACTTAAAAACACTAAATTTCTATATGAGACATAAGCATTTTCTTCTCCTTCAGGTTTTTCTCCATCTTTATAAGCAGATAATTGCTTATGACTATCCACAAGAGCAGAACTTGAAAAGAGTTGACTATCTAATTGAATTGTTTTATGTTCAATTACAGTATACTTTTTAGCATTATCTCTCGCAAATTCAAGTTCTATTGCGTGTTTTTCAATACATTTATTTTCCAATACAGAAATTAGCAAAAATATTACCTAGCAAATCATCACTAGTAATTTCGCCTGTAATTTCTCCAAAATGGTATAACGCTTGTCTAATATCTATCGCTAATAAATCTCCTGACAACCCCGATTCTAGGCCATATTTGACTTTCTGAATTTCTTCAAAAGCTTTTAATAACGAATCATAATGTCTGGTGTTAGTTACAATAGTTTCGTTATTACGAAGTGCGCCTGTATTAACAAAACCAATCATTTTTTCTTTTAACTCCTCTACGCCTATACCAGATTTAGCAGATAATAAATGAACATTTTCAAACTGAGCGGTTAAAACGTCCAATTCCTGAGGCGTTAACGTATCAATTTTATTAGCTATGATCACTAAAGGTTTTAGTGGGAATTTATTTTTTATTTTTTCAATTTCAAAGGTGACTCGTTTGCTTTCTGTTTTAAATTCTTCAGCAGAAAACAGAAGCACAATAACTTGCGCCTGTTCCATTTTTTCGAATGTTTTCTTTATACCTATACTTTCTACAACATCTTCTGTCTCTCTAATCCCTGCCGTATCAATAAATCTAAAACCGATACCTTCAATCACTAATTCGTCTTCAATAGTATCTCTTGTTGTTCCTGCAATAGCGCTAACAATTGCTCGATCTTCATTTAAAAGCGCATTTAACAATGTTGATTTCCCCACATTAGGTTCGCCTACGATGGCCACAGGAATTCCGTTTTTAATCACATTACCTACCGCAAAACTGTCTATTAAGCGTTTTAAGACAAAGGTGATTTTCTCGACCAAAGCCTGAAACTGAGAGCGGTCTGCAAACTCGACATCTTCCTCTGCAAAATCCAATTCTAACTCGATTAACGACGCAAAATTCATTAATTCTTCGCGCAATTTTGCGATTTCGCTAGAAAAACCACCACGCATTTGTTGCATCGCTATTTGATGCGACGCTTCATTATCACTCGCAATTAAATCTGCGACCGCTTCCGCTTGACTTAAATCCAATTTACCGTTTAAAAATGAACGTAGCGTAAATTCGCCAGCATTAGCCATTCGGCAACCATTTCTTAAAAATAATTGAATAATTTCTTGTTGAATATAGATAGACCCATGACAAGAGACTTCCACAACATCTTCACCAGTATAAGAATTAGGGTTTTTAAAAACCGATACTAATACTTGGTCAATCGTCCGTTTATCATCCACAATATGACCTAAATGTATGGTATGCGTTTTTTGTTGTAACAGTTTTTTTGTCTTTTTAACAGACTCAAAACACTGGTCTGCGATAGCAATAGCATCTTTACCTGATAACCTAATAATGGCCACTGCTCCTGCTCCGGAAGCGGTTGCTAATGCTACAATTGTGTCGTTATAAATCATATTGCAAAAATAGACATAAAATATTCAATTTTTATATTTTATATTTGTGAGAAATAATAGCATCATGAAACCATATATCTTACTTTTTTTAGTGGCTACTTTAAGCTTATCGTGCAAACAAGAACCTCAAACACCGCTTGTTTTTGGTACTAATATTGGTGATTACGCGCCTACATTTACAGCTAAAACACCAGAAGGAAAAGATTTGTCTTTAGGGGATATTAAAGCAAAGTTGGTTATCTTAGATTTTTGGGCAAGTTGGTGTGGCCCTTGTAGACGTGAAAATCCAAACGTGGTAAAAATGTATAATAAATACCATAGTAAAGGTTTAGAGATTGTTGGTGTGTCTTTAGATAAAAAAGGCCAAGAATCCCGTTGGATCAACGCAATAGCACAAGATAAATTAACTTGGAAACACTTATCTAACCTACAAGGTTGGCAAGAACCAATTGCTGTAGCTTATGGTGTACGATCCATACCAGCTACTTATATCCTAGATGGTGATGGTAAAATAATTGCTAAAAACCTACGTGGCAAAGCGCTTGAAGACAAAGTTGCTGAGATTTTAGGACACTAAATTTTACCCAGCTTTTGCATTACAAATAACACCACAATTGGAATCGCTAGTACTAAAACCATCGTTAAATCTTTTTGAAATAGCCAAGGCGCTATAATTAAAGTGGTCACATAACCACCAACAGCGCCTCCAAAATGGGCATCGTGACCAATATTACCTATTTGTTTTTTCATACCATAAATAGAGTACAATAAGTATCCAATACCAAACATCCAACCTGGTACAATACCATAGATTTTAAGAAGAAAAGGCTCGAACATTATTGCTGAATAAATAATACCCATTACGGCTCCACTGGCTCCAACTGCACTATAATGGTAGTTGTTTTTATTAAATATTAAGGATAATAGACTCCCTGCGACTAGACTTACTAAATAAATAATTAGAAACTTGGTTTGCCCGACCCTATCAATAACTACCCACGCAAAAAAGTAAAGCGTTAGCATATTAAACAATAAATGTTGCGTATTAACATGTAAAAAACCAGAGCTAAAAATTCTGAATTGCTCTCCTCTTTTAACTGCGCCCACATTAAATTTATACTTCTCAAAAAAAGCATGATCTTCAAATCCTTTATAAGAAATGATGACGTTGGCTGCAATAATTATTATAGTTATTAAATTTAAATTACCCATTATCTAGTTTAAGTTTAAATCAAATATAACATATATTTGTTCTCGCAAAACTAACAAGTATTCATGCAATTATTAGCCTACATTTTAATTTATCCTTTTTTATGGTTGATCTCCATACTCCCTTTTAGACTTTTGTACGCCTTTTCTGATGGATTATATGTTTTAATCTATTATATCCTTGGTTATAGAAAGAAAACAGTAAAAGAAAACCTACATCTTGTGTTTCCTAATAAATCTGAAGCTGAAATTGTTAGCATTAGAAAAAAATTCTATCATCATTTTTGTGATATGGCTGTTGAGGCTATTAAGTCTTTAACCATTTCTGAGAAGCAAATGATGAAGCGTTATGTGTTTTCTAATATTGAAGAGATTAAGCAATATGAAAAATCAAATAAGAGTATTGTACTTATGTGTGCGCATTACGGAAGTTGGGAATGGATTTTTATTCTACAAAAACATTTAAATCATAAAGGGTACGCAGTATATAAGCAATTAGGAAATAAATATTTTGATAGATTAGTCAAACGTATTAGAGCTAAATACA
This portion of the Olleya sp. Bg11-27 genome encodes:
- the nirD gene encoding nitrite reductase small subunit NirD, with amino-acid sequence MEHILNRYESVSNTEVKTWFKVGQTSDFPENSGACIKYKTKQIAVFNFTRTGKWYASQNLCPHKMEMVLSLGMIGDKEGVPKVACPLHKKNFSLENGSNLAGEDLKIAVYPIKIENENVYIGFED
- the cobA gene encoding uroporphyrinogen-III C-methyltransferase yields the protein MKTSKTAKVTLVGAGPGAKDLITLRGLKAIQSADVILYDALVSDELLSEIDDVIIKIYVGKRCGLHSFTQEEINVLIVENAFKYGHVVRLKGGDPLVFGRANEEIDYVESFGIVVAVVPGISSVIAVPGSQGIPMTQRGVSSSFWVMTATKKEGSFSEDLKFAAQSETTMVILMGIRKFKEIITEVSRYRSALTPFAIIQNGTMKNEAFAVGCIGDISGVIKNMDVSEPGIIVIGDVVSEHPSFFEEEVQRVLYSSL
- a CDS encoding 7-cyano-7-deazaguanine synthase, whose protein sequence is MENKCIEKHAIELEFARDNAKKYTVIEHKTIQLDSQLFSSSALVDSHKQLSAYKDGEKPEGEENAYVSYRNLVFLSMAVSLAESHKINDIYVAFNKDDCVNFWDCTSAFLSQLNTISEHSKTEVHAPLINLTKKEVVQLAKKLDVDLNRTISCYQPSNDMECGVCLSCLVKREAFVKIKAELKK
- a CDS encoding ATP-binding protein, producing the protein MADKDFSLDQQTFKKLSRLYIIALSAIAVTVIVSQLFVRKYLQDQQTDSTVINIAGRQRMLSQKLTKEVLLISDAAHLEDRIALKNKLKATILLWSASHEALKNGNDSIGLPKTNSANVITMFNRLDPVFNTITTASHHIIQNIETVPELTRQNFTEAIAVIKSEEATYLTIMDEIVNQYDLEADQKVRWLKKLELLLMILTLVILLAEFLFIFWPTAKTVKKSLFKLLQAEKNAKKMAYDADVLSVAKEKSIKELRALTQAMNETLLFARLSSNGTIIQMGSKFSKLLGVNKFNPQANFYEVISRRQSEQLVIGDVISKHKKTGWQGEVKATTQNEEDIWLEMSIVPFNPTGNKSELLIVASDHTKRKGGQLEIERLTKVSFEEKMNQQKIISSKIIENQEKEQNRIAKDVHDGIGQMLTGLKYNLESIDVSDIEKTSSKIEHLKLQAADIIKGIRTATFNLTPPELTDHGVVPAITKLTKELAKLTGKNIVLVSKVNFNQRLDSLVEINIYRITQEAINNAIKYAESTHIIVSITKTEKILSIVIDDNGKGFDPEKVKNKKNGDGGMGLTFMRERINYIDGRLFISSEIGKGMRVTLNVPL
- a CDS encoding HipA N-terminal domain-containing protein; protein product: MRQAKIYYDNLFCGLLTETNDGDFTFKYDAEYVKKHSEQFITFTMPVRKEVFKDQRLFAFFEGLIPEGWLLDIASKNWKINRNDRMGLLLACCRNCIGAVSVESVKENYE
- a CDS encoding type II toxin-antitoxin system Y4mF family antitoxin, whose amino-acid sequence is MKELAEFVKERRKEVNLTQEEFADRSGVALTVIRKIEQDKTNLNLEKVNQVLKMFGHKLVPVSLKELEDNETS
- a CDS encoding bifunctional precorrin-2 dehydrogenase/sirohydrochlorin ferrochelatase — protein: MAENELYPIFLKASSLNILIIGGGTVALEKLSFLLKSSPNAQIQMVSPLFRTDTRALAEKFGIEMILESYNQDHLKDKHIVITTTDDIAVNERVYHDCRIRKTLVNVADNPPYCDFYMGGIVTKGNVKIAISTNGKSPTTAKRLRQFFEDVIPDNIDDLVKNLNEYRKTIKGDFEEKVEILNNFTKGLVNRK
- a CDS encoding HipA domain-containing protein, with the protein product MNKCLYCYKEADSGNDFHAACSISFFGTETPPKLEYSLKDMTILAKQVIERSVSVPGVQPKLSMSLLNDNKTDSRLTVVGALGGNYIFKPPSKDYAEMPANEHVTMKMAELFSIDVVPHSLIKLASGELSYITKRIDRAENGSKIHMIDMFQVLEAFDKYRGSMERIGKAIEAYADNTLLDKLRFFELTIFSFLTANNDMHLKNFSIIKTSYGWALSPAYDLLNTAIVNPEDTEELALTIAGKKKKITLQNFIDFGLGLGLSKKQIQSVFKRFLALQKNAEHLINISFLSKEMQNNYVLLLKDRFNTFC
- the nirB gene encoding nitrite reductase large subunit NirB, with translation MRKIIIVGNGMVGYKFCEKFVSQEQSENFEITVFGEEPRPAYDRVHLSEFFENQDAKALEMAPTSWYKDNGIDLIVDERVSDIDRTNKTITTAKDNVLAYDYLVLATGSSAFVPPIKGVEKAGVFVYRTIEDLEGMLAYASKIKAKNPQAKAAVLGGGLLGLEAGKAVMDMGLEPHIVEFASKLMPRQLDSRSSQVLQLKLESIGLNIHLSKATNQILGDDAITGMEFGEDDVLEVEMLVISAGIRPRDELGKTCGLDMGIRGGIVVDNRMKTSDENIFAIGEVALYNQMIYGLVAPGYDMAGIAVNQILGNDSLMAETIDMSTKLKLIGVDVASFGEPFMPASKGHSVIFENKTQHLYKRINVSLDGKKLLGGILIGDATDYNMLHQVFLNEMAIPEDPAQLILPLSEGGAAFGSVLDLPDTAQVCSCESLSKGAICGAITDGDCESLSDVIAKTKATTGCGGCKPMVVDLVNETLKSLGKEVKDTICEHFNYNRQELYDLIKVGRVADYNETLDKFGNGHGCEVCKPLVASIFATVTMETANRQPGIQDTNDRFLANIQRNGTYSVVPRVPGGEITPTQLIVIGQVAKKYDLYTKITGGQRIDLFGAQVHELPLIWKELIAAGFESGHAYGKSLRTVKSCVGSTWCRYGMHESVTFAIEIEKRYRGLRSPHKFKGGVSGCIRECAEARGKDFGLIAVDGGWNLYICGNGGATPKHAVLFAEQLDDATAIKYLDRFLMYYIRTAGPLVRTAPWLDKLDGGIAYLKQVIIEDALGIVNDLETEMQGLVNKYECEWKQAVESEEIMKRFKHFVNSDDTDDTIEFVTMRDQKMPKAW
- a CDS encoding DUF4202 domain-containing protein, with the translated sequence MKPTNFEIAIALIDQKNAEDSNTYSRHGITFSKELLYSQRMSQKLLQFKGEASEALQIAARAQHICRWKIARNQFSMDRVGYLTWRETLKKMHADLTAELLETVGYSKEFIERVSFLINKKMIKKDDESQVIQDVICLVFLEHYFEDFSNKHEEEKIISIVQKTWKKMSEAGHEFALKLKYSEKSLALIQQAIK